The Mesorhizobium opportunistum WSM2075 DNA window CGGCGCTGGCCAGGCCCGGCAAGGCTTTGGTGCTGGGGCCGACCTACGCCGAACATGCCCGCGCAGCAGCGATCGCCGGGCATCAGGTGACCGAAGTCAGCGATTTTGCCATGCTGGCCGAAGCTGACCTTGCCATCATCGTCAATCCGAACAACCCGGACGGGCGCATCATCGAGCGCGATCGGTTGCTGGCGTTGGCAGTGCAATTGCGCGCCAAGGGCGGGCTGCTGGTCGTCGACGAGGCATTCATGGATGTCGGTCCGCGCGAACATAGTCTTGCCGGCGATGTCGGACAGGGCGGCATCGTCGTCTTGCGCTCGTTCGGCAAGTTCTTTGGCCTGGCCGGCCTACGGCTCGGGTTTGCGCTTTCCGATGCGCTGACGGTGGAATTGCTGGAGACGCAATTCGGGCCATGGGCTGTCGCCGGCCCGGCGCTGGAGTACGGCATTCGCGCGCTTGCCGATATCGGCTGGCAGGAGGATATGCGGGCTTCCCTTATAGAGGCATCCGCGCGGCTGGACGCCCTGTTCGGCCGCTTCGGCGTTGCCGTCGCCGGCGGCACCACGCTGTTTCGCTATTTCAGCCTGGCGGATGCCGCCGGCCTGTTTTCGGCACTTGGCGAGCACGGCATCCTGCTCCGGCATTTCTCCGACCGGCCGCATGTCCTGCGTGCCGGCCTGCCGGGAAGCGAGGAAGAGTGGCGGCGGCTCGAATCGACTCTTGCCGGCTGGGCGATGCGGCGCGACGATGGCGCCAGGGAGATCGCGCGATGATCCATGTCTGTTCACTGGCGAAGATCGAGGAAACTGTGGCTAGAACCGGCGCCGACCGCATGCTGTCCTTGTTGGCAGCGGGAACCGAGGTTGTTCGGCCGTCCTCGATATCGCGGGAAAACCATCTGCATCTGGTCATGCACGACATCGCGGTGGCGCAGGACGGCATGACCATGCCGGGCGAGGAGCATGTGCGCAGCCTGCTCGACTTCGCGCGCTGCTGGGATCGGGCCAGGCCGATGCTCGTGCATTGTTATGCAGGCATCAGCCGCTCGACGGCGTCGGCCTACATCATCACCGCCGCACTGGCGCCGAAACGCGACGAGGCCGAACTGGCGCAGACGCTGCGTGCCCTGTCGCCATCGGCGACGCCCAACCCGCGGCTGATCGCGGTGGCCGATGCGCTGCTTAACCGCAATGGCCGTATGATCGAGGCGATCGAATCGATCGGGCGCGGTGCGGATGCGTTCGAAGGCACGCCATTCGCGCTGAAGATCGACGTTTAGGCGGCTATTTCAGCCACTCGGCCAACTTCGCCTTGCGCACGTCCTTGAGCAGGCTGATGAAGCCATCGGCCTGATATTCAGCCGTCAGCCGGCCTTTCTCCGCCGTTGCGATGCTGGCGTCGCCGACCACGCCGTTCGGGTTGAGATCACTGGCGATCCAGGCGAAGGCGTGAGTGCCGGTGTGGCGCAGCAGCGAAAACTCCTGCTCGGCCTTGGCGACGTTGGACACGAAATTGTCGGCCTTGCCCATGTCGACGAGATCCGGTCGGAAATGCAGCATCAGCGAGGTCTCGACATCGCCGCCGTGGATGCCGTGGCGGTCCTCGAGCTCAGTGTACATGCCGGCCGGGCGGCCGAAACGCTGCCAGCTGGTCTTCACCGCCAGCATCTTCTCGCGCACCCGCAATTCGCGTGTGATGATGCCCATGATCTCTTCATTGCCGCCATGCGAGTTGACGACGATGAGCTTGCGCACGCCGGCCCGCGCGATCGACAGGCCAAGCTCGGTCCAGGCCTCGACTAGCGTCGTTGCCGGCAGCGTAAGGGTGCCCGGCGCATGCAGATGCTCGTTCGACTTGCCCACCGCCTGGACCGGCAGTATGCGGATGTCGAGATCGTCGGGCAGGCGCGAAATGACGGTGTCCAGCATGCCGTTCATGATCGAGGTGTCGGTCGACACAGGCAGATGCGGTCCATGCTGCTCGATCGCCGCCACCGGCAGCACGGCGATGGTCGCCTCGGGATCGATCGAAGCGTATTCGGTGGTCCGGTAATCGCCCCACCACACGCGTCTTTTTGCAACGGTCATGTCATGCCTCTTCGATGAACCGGCCAGACCTAGCGCGGGACGGGCGGCCTGTCGATCACCCGGCCGCGATGGCTTCGATCTCGACCTTGAATTCGGGCCGCGCAAATCCGCTGACGATCATCAGCGTCGAGGCCGGCGCCGGGCTGGAAAACAGCCGGTCGCGGACGTCCATATAGGGCCGCAGATGCGCGCGGTCGGTCACATAGGCGTTGATGCGCACGATATCCCCAAGTCCAAGCCCCGCCTCGCCGAGGATCGCCGCGATGTTGCGGAAGCAGAGCTCGGCCTGGGCGCCGGCGTCTTCGGGTATCTGGTCATCCGCGGTGATCGCAACCTGGCCCGAGCACAGCACCAACCGCTTGCCCGAGGGCACCTCGACGCCGTGGCTGTAGCGGGCAAAGGGAGGCTTGATCGACTTCGGGGTGAGGAATTTGAACATGGCAATCTCCTGGATACCGCCAGCGTAAGGCGGGATGCATTGCAGCATCAAGATGGCGGTGCATGTTGCCGGTGCGATTGTGGACAGGCGTTCAAAAAATAGGCACGATGCCTCCAGTGCAGCACGACCTTTCCGGCTTTCGCAGATGGCTGTGGTGCAGGCGGGCGGGTCTCGGCGCGAGGCGCTGGTGGCATGTGTCTTGCTTCTTGAATCTTCGGTGTCGAGCCTGGCGCGTGTCGCGCCGGAGCAAACAAAGGGTGGTGTCGATGTACGCAAAACAGAAGATCTCGGTGGCGGTGGTGGCCTTGCTTGCCGCCGGCACGCTTGGGGCGGCGGCGAATGAAAAAGTCACCTTCGGCACCAACTGGTTGGCCGAGCCGGAACATGGCGGCTACTACCAGGCCGTGGCGGACGGCACCTATGCCGCCTGCGGCCTCGACGTCACCATCATGCAGGGCGGCCCGCAGGTCAGCGGCCGGCCGATGCTGCTGGCCGGCAAGATCGATTTCTACATGGGCGGCAACCTGCTGTCGGCCTTCGATGCCGTCCAGCAGGGCATTCCGATGCGCGTGGTGGCCGCCGACTTCCAGAAGGATCCGCAGGTCATCATGTCCCACCCCGGCGAGGGGCTCGACAAATGGGAGGATCTGAAGAACGCCGACCAGTACATTCTGGGCGACGAAGGCGTGCAGACCTTCTTCCAGTGGATGGTCACGGCGCTCGGCTTCGACGCCGCCAAGCGCGCGCCTTATACCTACAACACCGCTCCGTTCCTCGCCAACAAGAAGTCGATCCAGCAGGGCTACGTCACGTCGGAACCGTTCGCGGTCAAGAAGGAAGGCGGCTTCGTGCCGAACCAGTTCCTGCTGGCCGACTATGGCTGGGATACGTATTCGACGACGATCGAGGTGATGCAGGACACGATCGACAAGAAGCCGGAGGTGGTCCAGTGCTTCGTCGATGGCTCGGCCAAGGGCTGGTACAAATATCTCTACGGCGACAACAAGGCCGCCAACGACATGATCAAGAAAGACAATCCTGACATGAGCGACGAGCAGATCGCCTTCTCGATCGAACAGATGAAGAAGTTCGGCCTTGCCGATTCCGGCGACACCGAGAAGCTGGGCATCGGCGCCATGACCGACGCGCGGATCAAGAGTTTCTACGACAAGATGGTCAAGGCCAAGGTCACGCCCGGCGGCATCGACATCACGAAAGCCTATACGCTGACCTTCATCAACAAGGGCGTCGGGCTCGAGCTGAAGAAATAGGCCGGTCCCGGCAATGATGAGGGAAAAGGTGGCGAAAGCGCCGGCCTTGGACGTCGCTCCGACCTTGCTGGCGCTGCGCGGCGTCGGCAAGGTCTTTTCCAACGGCGTGACGGCGTTGAGCGATGTCGACCTGACGATCCGGGAAGGCGATTTTCTCAGCCTGCTCGGACCGTCCGGCTGCGGCAAGTCGACGGCGCTCCGGCTGATCGCTGGCCTCTCGACGCCGACTTCCGGCGTGCTCGATTGGCGTGGCGGTGGCTCGCTCGACCGCGCCAACATCGGCTTCGTCTTTCAGGAGCCGACATTGCTGCCCTGGGCCAGCGTTTTCGACAATGTCTGGCTGCCGCTCAGGCTGAAGGGCATTTCCCGCGGCAAGGCGGCGCCGGCCATAACGGAGATGCTGGCGCGGGTGCACCTGACCGGCTTCGAGGACGCGGTGCCGCGCGAACTGTCGGGCGGCATGAAGATGCGCGTCTCGATCGCGCGGGCCATGGTGACCAAGCCGCGTGTGCTTTTGATGGACGAGCCGTTCGCCGCGCTCGACGAGATCACACGTTTCAAGCTCAACAACGACCTCCTGGAGCTGTGGCAGGACGAACGCTTCACCGTCGTCTTCGTCACCCACAGCGTCTTTGAGAGCGTGTTCCTTTCCAACCGGGTCGTCGTCATGGCGGCACGTCCGGGCAGGGTGTTCGACGAACTCGCCATCGAGGCCGCCTATCCGCGCGACGAGGTGTTTCGGACCTCTCCAGACTACGCAGCCCTGTGCCGACAAGCATCCGATGTGCTGGTCAATGCCATCAATTCAACAGCAGGCGCGCATCATGACGGCCATTGACGAGCTCAAACTTGACCCCGAGGAAGCGCGGCGCGTGCGCCAGGAGCGGTTCGAGCGGATCGGCCGCTGGGTGCTGCCGCTGGCGATCATGATCCTGGCGATCTGGCTCTGGGACCGCATCTGCGTCTGGAACGGTATCCCGCAATATATCCTGCCACGTCCCGGCGTGGTGCTGTGGACGCTCTACAACGATGCCGGCCTGCTGTTCTCGTCGCTGCTGGTCACCTTGCGCATCACCTTCCTCAGCCTGGCCTTGGCCGTTATCGGCGGTGTCGGCCTGTCGGTGCTGTTCGCGCAGTCGAAATGGGTCGAGATGTCTTTCTTTCCGTTCGCCATCGTGCTGCAGGTGACGCCGATCGTGGCGATCTTTCCGCTGATCAACATCTACGTCGACAACCAGACGACCAAGCTTCTGCTGTGCGCCTGGATCGTCGCCTTCTTCCCGATCCTGTCCAACACCACGCTCGGCCTCAACTCCGTCGACCGCAATCTGCGCGACCTGTTCAAGCTCAACGGCGCGACGCGCTGGCAGCAATTGCGCTATCTCAGGCTGCCGGCGGCGATGCCGTATTTCCTCGGCGGGCTGAAGATCGCCGGCGGCCTGTCGCTGATCGGCGCCGTGGTGGCCGAGTTCGTCGCCGGCACCACCGGCCAGTCGTCGGGGCTTGCCTCGCGCATCATCGAGGCCGGCTACCGGCTCAACGCGCCGCGGCTGTTCGCGGCGCTGTTCCTGATCTCGCTGACCGGCATCCTGATCTTCCTCGTGCTGTCGCTGATTTCGCACCTCATTCTGCGGCGCTGGCATGAGAGCGCACTGAAGCAGGAGCGGTAGGGTGTGTGACGTGATTGATATGTTGGTGCGAGGCGCCCCCCTCTATCCTGCCCGTCCTCCGCAGCAGCTGCGCTGCAGCTGCGGAGGGTGGACCGGACATCTCCCCTTCAAGGGGGGAGATTGGCCGCTGTCACGATCTTCGCCAATCTCCAATATTGAAAAAAATGAGCCGGCGCCGACGCTGCCAATCTCCCCCCTTGAGGGGGAGATGCCCGGCAGGGCACAGGGGGGCGGGCCTTGATACCAGCCTCTGGTTCCTACCACCTTGCCAAAGCACGTGTTCATCAGTCTGTTACGCCCGGCTTCGCCGCCGTCTTCGACAGCGATGGCTTTGCGCTGGCCGACATCACTGTCGCCGATGGCAAGATCGCGGGCATTGCCGCGCATGACCAGGCAGCGGCACCAGCCGATGGCGTCGATCTCGGCGGTCGCATCATCCTGCCCTGTTTCGTCGACTGCCATACTCATATCGACAAGGGCCATATCTGGCCGCGAAAACCCAATCCGGATGGCACCTTCATGGGCGCGCTGAACGCCACCGGCGCCGACCGCACAGCCCGCTGGAGCGCCGAGGACGTGGCGCGCCGGATGGATTTCTCGCTGCGCTCTGCCTACGCGCATGGCACAAGGGCGCTGCGCACCCACATCGACAGCGTCGCGCCGCAGGAGGAGATTTCCTGGCCGGTATTCGAGACGATGCGCGAGACATGGCGTGGCCGCATCGAATTGCAGGGCGCCTGCCTGCTCGGCATCGAGGGCGTGCGCGACAGAAAATGGTTCGACAGGCTGGCGAAACGGGTTGCAGCGGCCAAGGGGGTGCTTGGCGTCGTCACCTATATGGTGCCGGACCTGGAAGAGCTGCTCGACCAGGTCTTCGCGCAAGCGATCAAGCATGGCCTCGACCTCGATTTCCATGCCGACGAGACGGACGATGCCGCCGCGATCTCGCTGAAGAAGATCGCCGAGGCGGCACTGTGGAACGGCTTCGAGGGCAAGATCCTTGTCGGCCATTGCTGTTCGCTGGCGCGGCAGCTCGATCTCGACGTGCTGGACACGTTGGACAAGGTGGCGAAGGCCGGCTTAGCCGTCGTGTCGCTGCCGATGTGCAATCTCTATCTGCAGGATCGACGCACGGATCAAACCACGCCGCGCTGGCGTGGCGTGACGCTGCTGCACGAGATGAAGGCGAGGGGCATTCCGGTGGCCGTCGCCTCAGACAACACGCGTGATCCCTTCTATGCCTATGGCGACCTCGACATGCTGGAGGTCTACCGCATGGCGACGCGCATCCTGCATTTCGATCACCCGGTCGCGGATTGGCCGCGGACGGTCACTGCAACGCCGGCCGACGTGATGCGGCTCGACGGGTTCGGCACGCTTGCCGACGGTGGCGATGCCGACTTCATCCTGTTCAAAGGTAGGAGCTGGACCGAATTGCTGTCGCGGCCCGAATCGGATCGCATCGTCGTGCGCGGCGGGCGCGCGATCGACCGGCAGTTGCCCGACTATGCCGAACTTGATGGACTGATGGTGGAATGATGGACGTCTCGGCGCTCAAACGCGATCTCGTAGGGCTGAAGATCGACGACAATCCGGCCATCGTCCAGCAGAAGAGCCGCGATTTCTACTGGTACAGCCCGGTGCTCAAGCGGCAGCTCGACCATGTCACCGGCGATCTCATCGTGACGCCGAAGAACGAGGCCGAACTGATCCGCGTGCTGGCCGCCTGTCACCGGCATGGCGTGCCGGTGACGCCACGCGGCAGCGGCACCGGCAATTACGGCCAGGCGATGCCGCTGTCCGGCGGCGTGGTGCTCAATCTTGCCGAGATGAACGAGATCAAGTCGATCGCGCCGGGCCGTGTCGTGACGGGACCGGGTGCAATCCTGGCCGATATCGACAAGGCGACGCGGGCGCATTCCGGCCAGGAGTTGCGGCTGTCGCCCTCCACCTACAACACTGCCTCGATCGGCGGCTTCATCGCCGGAGGCTCGGGCGGTGTCGGCTCGATCAATTTCGGCGGCCTGCGTGATTTCGGCAATGTGCTGCGCCTGCGCGTGGTGACCATGGAGGCCGAACCGAAGGCGCTCGAACTCACCGGCGAGGATTTGCACAAGGTGACCCACGCCTATGGCACCAACGGCATCATCTCGGAAGTCGAGATGCCGCTGACCGCTGCCTATGAGTGGGTCGATGTCATCGTCGGCTTCGACAAGTTCATGGACGCGGCGCGCTACGGCAATGCCCTGGCGTGCCAGGACGGCATCCTGACCAAGCTGATCACGCCGATCGCCGCGCCCGTGCCGCAGCTCTATTTCAAGCGGCACCAGAAATTCCTACGGGAAGGGCAGAGCATCTGCGTCGTCATGGTGGCACGGCATGGGTTGGATGCTTTCCTCGCCTTCACCCGCCGCGCCGGCGGCGAGTTGATCTTCAATGCCGCGACGGCAACGCTGGAGGAGAAAAAGGGTCTGCCGCCGGCCTATGAGCTGGCTTGGAACCACACCACGCTGAGAGCGCTGCGGGTTGACCCTTCGATCACCTATCTGCAATCGCTCTATCCTTTTCCAAAGCAGCTGGCGCTGGTCGAGAAAATGGATGCGATGTTTCCCGGCGAGGTGTTTTCGCATCTCGAATTCGTGCGGCTGGACGGCAACATCACCTGTTTCGGCCTGCCGCTGGTCAAGTTCACCACCGAAGCGCGGCTCGACGGGATCATCCGCCTGCATGAGGAGAATGGCTGCCCGATCTTCAACCCGCACCGCTATACGCTGGAAGAGGGCGGCATGAAGCAGACCGACGCGGTGCAGCTCGCCTTCAAGCGCGAGACCGACCCACAGGGGCTGCTCAATCCCGGCAAGATGATCGCCTGGGAAAATCCGGATTATGACTATCGTTCGGGGCGGACTTTTTTGTTCAGGGGGCTGCAGAGGGTGGGATGAGGAGAGGTTCGCGCTTGAACACCCCCCTCTGGCCTGCCGGACCGGGCCCTTCGCTGTCGCTCCGGGCGTTCGTCGCTAGGAAAGCCAAGCAATTGGCTTCCCGTCCGCTGCGCGGACCACTCCTCACCCCCCGCAAGGGGGGAGATCGGGCTGCCGCAACGCTTTCGCTAATTGGCAGCGTGGCAGGTTGGCCGCAGCGGCCAAGCTGCCAATCTCCCTCCTTGCGGGGGAGATGCCCGGCAGGGCAGAGGGCGGCGCCTCGCGCTAACATAGGGGATGTTTCACCGTGAACATCCTCGTCCTCTACGCCCATCCGGTCGAGACCAGCTTCAATGCCGGCCTGCACCGGGTGATCGTCGAGCGGCTGACGGCGGCGGGTCATGCGGTCGATGACTGCGATCTCTACGCCGAGGATTTCGACCCGCGGCTGACGCACCAGGAGAGGCTGGATTATCACAATCAGCGCGGCCCCGAAGACGCGGTGGCGCCGTATGTCGAGCGCCTGTTGCGGGCCGATGCGCTGGTGCTTTCCTATCCGGTCTGGAACTACGGCTTTCCCGCGATCCTGAAGGGCTTCTTCGATCGCGTCTTTCTGCCCGGCGTGTCGTTCAAGCTGGTCGACGGCAAGGTGCAGCCGTCATTGCACAACATCAAGAAGGTCGCCGCCGTCACCACCTATGGCGGCAGCCGCTTCCGCGCCATGCTGATGGGCGATCCGCCGCGCAAGCTGATCAAGCGCATGCTGCGCGCCACCGTGAAACCTGGTGCGCCGGTGACATACCTCGCGCATTACGCGATGAACCTGTCGACCGACGACAGCCGCAAGGCCTTCATGGCCAAGACCGCGGCCAGCATGGATGCCTTCTGATGCGCGCGCTGGTCGTCTATTGCCATCCGGTGCCGGAGAGTTTTTGCGCCGCGATCCGCGATGCCGCTGTCGAGGTGTTGACGCAAAGAGGCTGGGAGGTGCGGTTGCTCGACCTCTATGCCGAGAAATTCGATCCGGTGATGGGCTGCGACGAGCGGCGCGGCTACAATAACCAGGCGCCGCGGGACCCGGCGCTGAAGCCGCATTTCGAGCTGCTCAACTGGGCCGAGGCGATCCTCTTCGTCTATCCGACCTGGTGGTACGGGCTGCCGGCGATGCTGAAGGGCTGGCTCGACCGGGTTTGGGCGACCGATGTCGCCTTCAAGCTGCCGGTGGGCAAGGGGCGGATCAAATCGCTGATGACGCATGTAACCAAGGTCGGCGTCATCACCACCTGCGGCGCGCCGACCTGGTGGAGCGTCGTAGTCGGCCAACCCGGGCGCAAGACCCTGCTGCGCGGCATGCGGGCGCTCTGCGCGACGCGCTGCCGGACGTTCTTCCTGGCGCATTATCTGATGGATGCCTCGACGCCACAATCGAGGGCGGCGTTTCTGGGGAAGGTGAGGGCGAAGCTGGAAAGGTTTTGAGGGAATTAGCGTCCTTCTCCCCGTTCCACGGGGAGAAG harbors:
- the cobD gene encoding threonine-phosphate decarboxylase CobD, which gives rise to MKLLDGAVDHGGSLGRARVLFPNAVLPFVDLSTGINPHSYPLFDLPATSLSRLPEAARGRELAAIAASTYGAPSPAHVMAAPGTQILLPRVAALARPGKALVLGPTYAEHARAAAIAGHQVTEVSDFAMLAEADLAIIVNPNNPDGRIIERDRLLALAVQLRAKGGLLVVDEAFMDVGPREHSLAGDVGQGGIVVLRSFGKFFGLAGLRLGFALSDALTVELLETQFGPWAVAGPALEYGIRALADIGWQEDMRASLIEASARLDALFGRFGVAVAGGTTLFRYFSLADAAGLFSALGEHGILLRHFSDRPHVLRAGLPGSEEEWRRLESTLAGWAMRRDDGAREIAR
- a CDS encoding tyrosine phosphatase family protein, encoding MIHVCSLAKIEETVARTGADRMLSLLAAGTEVVRPSSISRENHLHLVMHDIAVAQDGMTMPGEEHVRSLLDFARCWDRARPMLVHCYAGISRSTASAYIITAALAPKRDEAELAQTLRALSPSATPNPRLIAVADALLNRNGRMIEAIESIGRGADAFEGTPFALKIDV
- a CDS encoding creatininase family protein; this encodes MTVAKRRVWWGDYRTTEYASIDPEATIAVLPVAAIEQHGPHLPVSTDTSIMNGMLDTVISRLPDDLDIRILPVQAVGKSNEHLHAPGTLTLPATTLVEAWTELGLSIARAGVRKLIVVNSHGGNEEIMGIITRELRVREKMLAVKTSWQRFGRPAGMYTELEDRHGIHGGDVETSLMLHFRPDLVDMGKADNFVSNVAKAEQEFSLLRHTGTHAFAWIASDLNPNGVVGDASIATAEKGRLTAEYQADGFISLLKDVRKAKLAEWLK
- a CDS encoding RidA family protein, whose translation is MFKFLTPKSIKPPFARYSHGVEVPSGKRLVLCSGQVAITADDQIPEDAGAQAELCFRNIAAILGEAGLGLGDIVRINAYVTDRAHLRPYMDVRDRLFSSPAPASTLMIVSGFARPEFKVEIEAIAAG
- a CDS encoding ABC transporter substrate-binding protein; this translates as MYAKQKISVAVVALLAAGTLGAAANEKVTFGTNWLAEPEHGGYYQAVADGTYAACGLDVTIMQGGPQVSGRPMLLAGKIDFYMGGNLLSAFDAVQQGIPMRVVAADFQKDPQVIMSHPGEGLDKWEDLKNADQYILGDEGVQTFFQWMVTALGFDAAKRAPYTYNTAPFLANKKSIQQGYVTSEPFAVKKEGGFVPNQFLLADYGWDTYSTTIEVMQDTIDKKPEVVQCFVDGSAKGWYKYLYGDNKAANDMIKKDNPDMSDEQIAFSIEQMKKFGLADSGDTEKLGIGAMTDARIKSFYDKMVKAKVTPGGIDITKAYTLTFINKGVGLELKK
- a CDS encoding ABC transporter ATP-binding protein, whose protein sequence is MMREKVAKAPALDVAPTLLALRGVGKVFSNGVTALSDVDLTIREGDFLSLLGPSGCGKSTALRLIAGLSTPTSGVLDWRGGGSLDRANIGFVFQEPTLLPWASVFDNVWLPLRLKGISRGKAAPAITEMLARVHLTGFEDAVPRELSGGMKMRVSIARAMVTKPRVLLMDEPFAALDEITRFKLNNDLLELWQDERFTVVFVTHSVFESVFLSNRVVVMAARPGRVFDELAIEAAYPRDEVFRTSPDYAALCRQASDVLVNAINSTAGAHHDGH
- a CDS encoding ABC transporter permease, with protein sequence MTAIDELKLDPEEARRVRQERFERIGRWVLPLAIMILAIWLWDRICVWNGIPQYILPRPGVVLWTLYNDAGLLFSSLLVTLRITFLSLALAVIGGVGLSVLFAQSKWVEMSFFPFAIVLQVTPIVAIFPLINIYVDNQTTKLLLCAWIVAFFPILSNTTLGLNSVDRNLRDLFKLNGATRWQQLRYLRLPAAMPYFLGGLKIAGGLSLIGAVVAEFVAGTTGQSSGLASRIIEAGYRLNAPRLFAALFLISLTGILIFLVLSLISHLILRRWHESALKQER
- a CDS encoding cytosine deaminase, which translates into the protein MIPASGSYHLAKARVHQSVTPGFAAVFDSDGFALADITVADGKIAGIAAHDQAAAPADGVDLGGRIILPCFVDCHTHIDKGHIWPRKPNPDGTFMGALNATGADRTARWSAEDVARRMDFSLRSAYAHGTRALRTHIDSVAPQEEISWPVFETMRETWRGRIELQGACLLGIEGVRDRKWFDRLAKRVAAAKGVLGVVTYMVPDLEELLDQVFAQAIKHGLDLDFHADETDDAAAISLKKIAEAALWNGFEGKILVGHCCSLARQLDLDVLDTLDKVAKAGLAVVSLPMCNLYLQDRRTDQTTPRWRGVTLLHEMKARGIPVAVASDNTRDPFYAYGDLDMLEVYRMATRILHFDHPVADWPRTVTATPADVMRLDGFGTLADGGDADFILFKGRSWTELLSRPESDRIVVRGGRAIDRQLPDYAELDGLMVE
- a CDS encoding FAD-binding oxidoreductase, with the protein product MDVSALKRDLVGLKIDDNPAIVQQKSRDFYWYSPVLKRQLDHVTGDLIVTPKNEAELIRVLAACHRHGVPVTPRGSGTGNYGQAMPLSGGVVLNLAEMNEIKSIAPGRVVTGPGAILADIDKATRAHSGQELRLSPSTYNTASIGGFIAGGSGGVGSINFGGLRDFGNVLRLRVVTMEAEPKALELTGEDLHKVTHAYGTNGIISEVEMPLTAAYEWVDVIVGFDKFMDAARYGNALACQDGILTKLITPIAAPVPQLYFKRHQKFLREGQSICVVMVARHGLDAFLAFTRRAGGELIFNAATATLEEKKGLPPAYELAWNHTTLRALRVDPSITYLQSLYPFPKQLALVEKMDAMFPGEVFSHLEFVRLDGNITCFGLPLVKFTTEARLDGIIRLHEENGCPIFNPHRYTLEEGGMKQTDAVQLAFKRETDPQGLLNPGKMIAWENPDYDYRSGRTFLFRGLQRVG
- a CDS encoding NAD(P)H-dependent oxidoreductase, producing the protein MNILVLYAHPVETSFNAGLHRVIVERLTAAGHAVDDCDLYAEDFDPRLTHQERLDYHNQRGPEDAVAPYVERLLRADALVLSYPVWNYGFPAILKGFFDRVFLPGVSFKLVDGKVQPSLHNIKKVAAVTTYGGSRFRAMLMGDPPRKLIKRMLRATVKPGAPVTYLAHYAMNLSTDDSRKAFMAKTAASMDAF
- a CDS encoding NAD(P)H-dependent oxidoreductase — translated: MRALVVYCHPVPESFCAAIRDAAVEVLTQRGWEVRLLDLYAEKFDPVMGCDERRGYNNQAPRDPALKPHFELLNWAEAILFVYPTWWYGLPAMLKGWLDRVWATDVAFKLPVGKGRIKSLMTHVTKVGVITTCGAPTWWSVVVGQPGRKTLLRGMRALCATRCRTFFLAHYLMDASTPQSRAAFLGKVRAKLERF